In the genome of Fulvivirga maritima, one region contains:
- a CDS encoding DUF1573 domain-containing protein, with the protein MMKSRILLLVLLSWVSVHVFAQQEEEIVFSEKTFDFGTIKEEDGAAIHQFSFINKGLQPIKISSVKASCGCTTPDWTKEEVKPGETGFIQAKYNTHNRPGSFNKSLTVMLDGQASPVRLYIRGNVTPTPQSMDEDLPTAMGKLRVKYRSFNMGKVLTSEEPTTKKFDVYNSGSEPIVFEKEFVAPEFIKLKFSPQILLPKESGEIEVIYDGKANNNLGFNSDNVTFYTDEEGDDATKSISVYATVMEYFPPLSQEDLAKAPRLKISSPVHDFGKIKQGEKVTTSFQLYNAGKTELKIREAKSNCSCADASVKKGTLKPGESTEVKITFNSNGRRGNQQKSVTIFSNDPTASAQRVTVKAYVEAEGEFK; encoded by the coding sequence ATGATGAAATCCAGAATACTTTTATTGGTTCTATTGAGTTGGGTATCCGTACATGTTTTTGCTCAGCAGGAAGAAGAAATAGTTTTTAGTGAGAAAACCTTTGATTTCGGAACCATAAAGGAAGAGGATGGCGCGGCTATTCATCAGTTTAGTTTTATTAACAAAGGGCTTCAACCGATCAAAATCAGTTCGGTAAAAGCCTCTTGCGGCTGCACCACCCCAGACTGGACTAAAGAAGAGGTGAAGCCAGGAGAAACCGGATTTATTCAGGCGAAATATAATACTCATAATAGACCAGGGTCATTTAATAAGAGTCTTACGGTTATGCTAGATGGTCAAGCTTCTCCGGTGAGATTATACATAAGAGGAAATGTTACTCCTACGCCTCAGTCTATGGATGAAGACCTTCCTACTGCTATGGGTAAATTGAGAGTGAAGTACCGATCTTTTAACATGGGCAAGGTGCTTACTTCAGAAGAGCCCACTACTAAGAAATTTGATGTTTACAATTCAGGAAGTGAGCCTATTGTTTTTGAAAAGGAATTTGTTGCACCTGAGTTTATAAAGTTGAAATTTAGCCCTCAAATATTATTGCCTAAAGAAAGTGGTGAGATAGAAGTAATTTATGATGGTAAGGCCAACAATAATTTAGGTTTTAACTCTGATAACGTTACTTTCTATACTGATGAGGAAGGTGATGATGCTACTAAATCAATATCGGTTTACGCTACTGTAATGGAGTATTTCCCTCCTTTATCTCAAGAGGATTTGGCTAAAGCGCCAAGACTGAAAATCTCTTCTCCTGTGCATGACTTCGGCAAAATAAAGCAAGGCGAAAAAGTGACTACCAGCTTTCAGTTATATAACGCAGGTAAAACTGAATTAAAAATAAGAGAAGCGAAATCTAACTGCTCTTGTGCTGATGCTTCAGTGAAAAAGGGAACTTTAAAACCTGGTGAAAGTACAGAAGTAAAAATTACTTTCAATTCCAATGGAAGACGCGGAAATCAGCAAAAGTCAGTAACAATATTTAGTAATGACCCTACTGCTTCTGCTCAGAGAGTAACCGTAAAGGCTTATGTAGAAGCCGAAGGAGAGTTTAAATAA
- the hppD gene encoding 4-hydroxyphenylpyruvate dioxygenase, whose product MEQDFLPILGTDYIEFYVGNAKQSAMYYQTAFGYQLIAYAGLETGLKDRTSYVLQQGKIKLVLTSSLKPDTPISEHVNKHGDGVKVLALWVDDATASFEETTKRGASPVHPPTSISDEFGTMIYSSIQTYGETIHTFIERKNYTGPFLPGFIEKSSLIKIKPIGLKYVDHCVGNVGWGEMNKWVQFYEEVMGFKLLITFDDKDISTEYSALMSKVVSNGNGYIKFPINEPAKGKKKSQIEEYIDFYHGAGVQHIAIATDDIIHTVSELRSRGVEFLIVPDNYYNELTERVGEIDEDIKQLKDLNILVDRDEEGYLLQIFTKPVQDRPTVFYEIIQRKGAKSFGKGNFKALFEAIEREQELRGNL is encoded by the coding sequence ATGGAACAAGATTTCTTACCCATTCTGGGCACCGATTACATTGAATTTTATGTAGGCAACGCCAAACAATCCGCCATGTATTATCAAACGGCCTTTGGCTATCAGCTCATTGCCTATGCAGGACTAGAAACCGGCCTTAAGGACAGAACCAGTTATGTACTGCAACAAGGTAAAATAAAACTAGTACTCACTTCCTCCTTAAAGCCGGACACGCCTATTTCAGAACACGTAAATAAACATGGTGATGGCGTTAAAGTGCTGGCTCTTTGGGTAGATGATGCCACTGCTTCTTTCGAAGAAACTACTAAACGCGGAGCCTCGCCTGTGCACCCTCCCACTTCTATCTCTGATGAATTCGGCACCATGATTTATTCATCGATCCAAACTTATGGAGAAACAATACATACCTTTATAGAAAGAAAGAATTATACAGGTCCTTTTCTCCCAGGCTTTATTGAAAAAAGCAGCTTAATCAAAATTAAGCCCATAGGCTTAAAGTATGTAGACCACTGCGTAGGTAATGTAGGCTGGGGCGAAATGAATAAGTGGGTGCAATTTTATGAAGAAGTAATGGGCTTTAAGCTACTCATCACTTTTGATGACAAAGATATATCTACTGAATACAGTGCTTTAATGTCTAAAGTGGTTTCTAATGGCAATGGTTATATTAAATTCCCTATTAATGAACCTGCTAAGGGCAAGAAGAAATCTCAAATAGAAGAGTACATAGATTTTTATCATGGAGCCGGTGTACAACACATCGCCATAGCTACAGATGACATCATTCACACCGTTTCCGAACTACGCTCCAGAGGAGTGGAATTCCTGATAGTCCCGGATAATTATTACAATGAACTCACCGAAAGAGTAGGCGAAATTGATGAAGACATTAAACAACTAAAAGATTTAAACATTTTAGTAGATAGAGACGAGGAAGGCTATCTTTTACAGATATTTACTAAGCCAGTACAAGATCGGCCTACAGTGTTTTATGAAATAATACAGCGAAAAGGAGCAAAATCATTTGGCAAAGGTAACTTTAAAGCACTTTTCGAAGCCATTGAAAGAGAACAAGAGTTGCGCGGAAACTTATAA
- a CDS encoding DUF4268 domain-containing protein: MYTREQVARLKEEFWTTFGQYIAPHLSAEGLKVNWVNYKTGLKDVYFRMEADKKKAYIGIEITHADEGIRQLFYEQLQELHLMLAAAMNENWEWEEEYHNEYGQQISRVYIEKSGVNVFNKDTWPDIISFLKPRIIALDEFWSDGKYAFEALR, encoded by the coding sequence ATGTACACACGTGAACAAGTGGCCAGGTTGAAGGAGGAGTTCTGGACTACATTTGGTCAATATATAGCCCCTCATTTATCAGCTGAAGGTCTTAAAGTTAACTGGGTAAATTATAAGACCGGACTGAAAGATGTGTATTTCCGAATGGAAGCCGATAAGAAAAAGGCTTACATAGGTATAGAAATTACACATGCCGATGAGGGAATCCGGCAGTTGTTTTATGAGCAATTACAGGAGCTACACCTTATGCTGGCTGCTGCCATGAATGAAAACTGGGAGTGGGAAGAGGAGTATCACAATGAATACGGGCAGCAAATTAGCAGGGTATACATTGAGAAAAGTGGGGTGAATGTTTTTAATAAAGACACTTGGCCTGATATCATTTCCTTTCTTAAACCCAGAATAATAGCACTAGATGAATTTTGGAGTGATGGAAAATATGCTTTTGAAGCCCTAAGGTAG
- the trpS gene encoding tryptophan--tRNA ligase, which produces MARILTGIQSSGRPHLGNILGAIKPAIELSKIESNESLFFIADFHSLTTIKDAKLRIENVNAIAAAWLAFGFDTDKNIFYRQSKIPEVCELTWYLNCHTPYPMLANAHSFKEKSDKLSDVNSGLFTYPVLMAADILLYDAEQVPVGKDQKQHLEMSRDIASSFNNQYGETFVLPEPRIDENVMTIPGTDGQKMSKSYGNTIDIFLADKPLRKRVMAIVTDSTPLEEPKDPDTCNVFAIYKLVATPEQTEALRQKYLGGNFGYGHAKQELYELLVAKYEEPRKIFNYYMENPEELDAKLKKGEEKAREIAIKVLARVREKLGF; this is translated from the coding sequence ATGGCAAGAATTTTAACCGGCATCCAGAGTAGCGGAAGGCCCCACTTGGGAAATATATTGGGAGCCATAAAGCCGGCCATTGAACTATCAAAAATAGAAAGTAACGAATCATTGTTTTTCATTGCTGATTTTCATTCCCTCACTACCATTAAAGATGCTAAGTTGAGAATTGAAAATGTAAACGCTATTGCGGCAGCATGGCTTGCTTTTGGTTTCGATACTGATAAAAATATATTCTATCGCCAGTCTAAAATACCTGAAGTATGCGAGTTAACGTGGTACCTTAACTGCCACACTCCTTACCCTATGCTGGCTAATGCTCATTCATTTAAAGAAAAATCTGACAAGCTTTCTGATGTAAATTCAGGTTTATTTACTTACCCGGTGCTTATGGCTGCTGATATTTTACTTTATGACGCAGAGCAGGTGCCAGTAGGTAAAGACCAGAAGCAGCACTTAGAAATGTCAAGAGATATAGCCAGCTCATTTAATAATCAGTATGGCGAAACTTTTGTACTGCCTGAGCCTAGAATAGATGAAAACGTAATGACCATACCCGGTACTGACGGGCAAAAGATGAGCAAGTCTTACGGCAATACTATTGATATCTTTTTGGCTGACAAGCCATTAAGAAAACGAGTAATGGCTATCGTAACTGATAGTACTCCACTCGAAGAGCCTAAAGATCCGGATACCTGTAATGTTTTTGCTATCTACAAGCTAGTGGCTACTCCTGAACAAACAGAGGCACTACGCCAAAAATATTTGGGTGGTAATTTTGGCTATGGCCATGCCAAACAAGAGCTATATGAGCTACTGGTAGCTAAATATGAAGAACCAAGAAAAATATTTAACTACTACATGGAAAACCCGGAAGAGCTAGACGCCAAGCTAAAAAAAGGCGAAGAGAAGGCCAGGGAAATAGCCATCAAAGTATTGGCTAGAGTGAGAGAAAAACTAGGTTTTTAA